TATATATGTTTTTTAGGATTTATCTATATTATTTTAAAACAAAGTAATCAGATTGTAAATAGTTTATTTAATGTAATAACTTAGAAATAAATTACATTTTTTCTACATCTGAATAATCTTCACCAAAAGTCTCAACAGTTACATTTTTCATAACTTGTGGAGTCTTTGGCTTGTCTGCTCTATCAGTAGCAGTTGTAGCTATTTCATTAACTACATCCATACCTTCTATTACTCTACCAAATGCAGCATATTGACCGTCTAAGTGTGGAGAGTTTTTGTGCATTATAAAGAATTGAGAACCTGCTGAGTTAGGAGCCATAGTTCTAGCCATAGATAATACTCCAGCTTCATGCTTTAAATTATTAGTAAACCCATTGCCTCTGAATTCACCTTTTATAGAATATCCTGGTCCTCCCATTCCATTTCCATTAGGACATCCACCTTGTATCATAAATCCTTCTATTACTCTGTGGAACCCTACTCCATTGTAGAATCCTTGATTTACTAATGTTACGAAGTTTTTAACAGTATTAGGAGCTATATGTGGATATAACTCTGCTACTATTTTCTTTCCATTTTCCATTTCTATCGTTACTATAGGATTTTTCTTTTCCATGTTTATATTTTCCTTTCATTTTCATTTGATTTTAATATATGTATATATTATATACCATATTTTATTAATTTTTACATAAAATTTCATATTGTTAATGTATCTAATTGAATAGCTTAACTATTCTATTCAATAAATTTATACTAACTATATTCATTATACAATCTGTTATAAAATACTTAATATAATTTGTCCATAAATTCACTAAATTATAAATATAAAAAATTCGCTTCGCTTGAGCGACGTGTCGGCGAAACACTTCATGTCGCCAACGACTTCGTATGTTGCTTGAACCACTGCGTGGGCGAAGTATTTTTACGCTCAACACCAATTTATTGATATTACCTACATTCAGAATTTATCCACATTTTTTTAAGTATTATAATATCCTTAAGCGTAAAAAAGCTACTAAATTAATAGTAGCTTATTTTTCGTCATCATTTAATTGTATAGTTTCTTGATAATCAACACCTAATAAGTCTAGTATTTGGCTAGCTCTTTCCTTTGTTGATCCTTTTACTTCTATATAGTTAACATTTTCTGCCTTTAAGAAGCTTAATATAGCATCATCTATTTGAAGTGCTATATCTTCATCTTGCCATCTAACTCCATCTTGTATATATCCAAATTCTCTAGGAACATAAATTATCATATCATAGTTTTGTATATCTTCTATAGCTAGGCAGTATAAATCTTTTAATATTTGTATTTCCTTTTTTGTTCTTTCTTTGTTTCCTAACATGAATCTTCCGTATATGTAAGGTACAAATGTTGCGTAATCAGTAAGAGCATAATCAAATACTGATAGCTCATCCTCTAATTTCTTTTGGCCTAAGTAGATTCCATATTGTTCAGATATAGTTTCTATCATACCTTTATCTTTTAAGTATTCCGTTGAATACTCTAGGGCATAACCTGCATTTAATCCAGCTATTTTCATCTCAACATATAAATGCTGTATTAATGTAGTCTTACCACATCTTGGTCCACCTAAAACTGCTATTCTCTTAGTTGCCATAATTTATATCAACTCCATATATTTTTTCTAAATTTAAAGAACTTTTATATTATACTAACATTTAGAAGTTTATTCAATATTTTTAATATAATTCTATTTATTTACATAGAAATGTTCAGATTTTTACCTATCTCATATCCTTCGTAGTATATTTGCTTACAAAATTCTTTTTCAAATCTTAAAGTATCATCTTTATCAAATACAGTTTTAGGTCTAACAATTATTATATTATCTTCATTGCAAATATTTTTAATTTCATCTGGCAATGTATAATCATGTTTCATTGATATAACTATAATTTTATCTAATTTTTGGTTTAATAGTGGATTTAATAAAGTATTATTAACTAATCCTCCATCAAGATTATATCCATTATATAAACCTTCACTTAAATCCTTCATAAATTGATTATGTAATCCCATTGTACCTTGTGGATTAAATGGAAGTAGTGAACTATATTTTATACTTTTTAAACCTTCTTCTTTATTTAATTCTGATATATTTACTATTTTCTCTTTTGGTAATTTGTTTTCTATATTTATATAGTTTACATAAAAGTCAGGATTTGCTGTACTTTTATAATCAATATTAGATAAAACTTCGATTATAGACGAATTATCCACAGTTTTATCCACGATTTTTATAGAATGTTCAATATGAGCATCAATATCTGTCCACATTTCTTCTAACTTTTCAACATTATTTGTGAATATAAAATATCCATTTACTGCACCTATCGAAGTTCCTGATATAGCATTAAATTTATTTATACCTCTATCATATAAAGCCTTTATAACCCCTGCTTGATAAGCTCCTTTGGCTCCACCACCACAAAGACATAATCCTATATTCAAATCTCATTCCTCCTTAATTATATCTCATAAAATTTATGAAATGTTTTATATATACTATAGTGATCGTCCACAGATCCTAATTCTCTTATAGAATGCA
The Romboutsia ilealis genome window above contains:
- a CDS encoding peptidylprolyl isomerase; protein product: MEKKNPIVTIEMENGKKIVAELYPHIAPNTVKNFVTLVNQGFYNGVGFHRVIEGFMIQGGCPNGNGMGGPGYSIKGEFRGNGFTNNLKHEAGVLSMARTMAPNSAGSQFFIMHKNSPHLDGQYAAFGRVIEGMDVVNEIATTATDRADKPKTPQVMKNVTVETFGEDYSDVEKM
- a CDS encoding patatin-like phospholipase family protein; translated protein: MNIGLCLCGGGAKGAYQAGVIKALYDRGINKFNAISGTSIGAVNGYFIFTNNVEKLEEMWTDIDAHIEHSIKIVDKTVDNSSIIEVLSNIDYKSTANPDFYVNYINIENKLPKEKIVNISELNKEEGLKSIKYSSLLPFNPQGTMGLHNQFMKDLSEGLYNGYNLDGGLVNNTLLNPLLNQKLDKIIVISMKHDYTLPDEIKNICNEDNIIIVRPKTVFDKDDTLRFEKEFCKQIYYEGYEIGKNLNISM
- a CDS encoding AAA family ATPase → MATKRIAVLGGPRCGKTTLIQHLYVEMKIAGLNAGYALEYSTEYLKDKGMIETISEQYGIYLGQKKLEDELSVFDYALTDYATFVPYIYGRFMLGNKERTKKEIQILKDLYCLAIEDIQNYDMIIYVPREFGYIQDGVRWQDEDIALQIDDAILSFLKAENVNYIEVKGSTKERASQILDLLGVDYQETIQLNDDEK